From one Cyanobacterium stanieri PCC 7202 genomic stretch:
- a CDS encoding short-chain dehydrogenase/reductase SDR (PFAM: short chain dehydrogenase~COGs: COG0300 Short-chain dehydrogenase of various substrate specificities~InterPro IPR002198:IPR002347~KEGG: cyh:Cyan8802_0137 short-chain dehydrogenase/reductase SDR~PFAM: short-chain dehydrogenase/reductase SDR~SPTR: Short-chain dehydrogenase/reductase SDR), with product MTKTALITGASSGIGKAFAEELAKRNYNLIIIARSTDALNNLKKELENQNKITVKVITKDLTLPNACQDIYEQIKQEKIEVNLLINNAGFGDYGAFCDRPLDKQLKMIQLNISALVALTHLFLQDMKKKNQGDIINVGSIAGYQPLPYISVYAASKAFILSFSEALWAENKDSGVNILALCPGPTESNFGQVAEFKPNQNTSDMSLAKAEDVVKDALDSLAQKKSNSVTGGFVNQIIVNLPRFLPRELLLRAVKKQFSPD from the coding sequence ATGACTAAAACTGCATTAATTACAGGAGCTTCATCAGGGATTGGTAAAGCATTTGCTGAAGAGTTGGCAAAAAGAAACTATAATTTAATTATTATTGCCAGAAGTACAGACGCTCTAAATAATCTAAAAAAAGAGTTAGAAAATCAAAACAAAATAACTGTAAAAGTAATTACTAAAGATTTAACTTTACCGAATGCTTGTCAAGATATTTATGAACAAATAAAGCAAGAAAAAATTGAAGTCAATTTATTAATAAATAATGCTGGTTTTGGAGATTATGGGGCTTTTTGCGATCGCCCTTTAGACAAGCAATTAAAAATGATCCAACTAAATATTAGCGCCTTAGTTGCCCTCACTCATTTATTTTTACAGGACATGAAGAAAAAAAATCAGGGCGATATTATTAATGTGGGTTCCATTGCCGGTTATCAACCCTTACCTTATATCTCTGTATATGCTGCTAGTAAAGCATTCATTTTGTCCTTTTCCGAAGCACTATGGGCAGAAAATAAAGACTCTGGTGTCAACATTTTAGCTCTTTGTCCTGGACCCACAGAATCAAATTTTGGTCAAGTAGCTGAGTTTAAACCCAATCAAAACACCTCTGATATGTCCTTAGCAAAAGCAGAGGATGTTGTCAAAGATGCCCTTGATTCCCTTGCTCAGAAGAAATCCAATAGTGTTACAGGGGGGTTTGTCAATCAAATTATTGTTAATCTGCCTCGTTTTTTGCCCCGAGAATTACTTTTAAGGGCGGTGAAAAAGCAGTTTTCCCCTGATTAG
- a CDS encoding hypothetical protein (KEGG: dwi:Dwil_GK15670 GK15670 gene product from transcript GK15670-RA~SPTR: Lysine-specific demethylase NO66), which yields MKFNLAYLLNPLKPEDFFRDYWEQKAIAPPYTLPSASVAKIFWIGLNGSKKIYPSPSPLIPPYSSSP from the coding sequence ATGAAATTTAATCTAGCATACCTTCTCAATCCTCTCAAACCTGAAGATTTCTTTCGTGATTATTGGGAACAAAAAGCGATCGCCCCTCCCTACACCTTACCATCGGCATCAGTTGCGAAAATTTTTTGGATTGGTTTAAATGGCTCGAAAAAAATTTACCCTTCTCCCTCACCCCTTATCCCCCCGTACTCTTCATCACCTTAA
- a CDS encoding LSU ribosomal protein L34P (PFAM: Ribosomal protein L34~TIGRFAM: ribosomal protein L34, bacterial type~InterPro IPR000271~KEGG: syn:smr0011 50S ribosomal protein L34~PFAM: ribosomal protein L34~SPTR: 50S ribosomal protein L34;~TIGRFAM: ribosomal protein L34), with amino-acid sequence MSKHTLNGTRRKQKRTSGFRARMRTKDGRKVIQARRRKGRQRLAV; translated from the coding sequence ATGAGTAAGCATACTTTAAACGGAACTAGACGTAAACAAAAAAGAACTTCAGGTTTTCGCGCTCGTATGAGAACCAAGGATGGACGCAAAGTTATTCAAGCACGTCGTCGTAAAGGCAGACAAAGATTAGCTGTATAA
- a CDS encoding ribonuclease P protein component (PFAM: Ribonuclease P~TIGRFAM: ribonuclease P protein component, eubacterial~COGs: COG0594 RNase P protein component~InterPro IPR020539:IPR000100~KEGG: cyp:PCC8801_4062 ribonuclease P~PFAM: ribonuclease P protein~SPTR: Ribonuclease P protein component;~TIGRFAM: ribonuclease P protein component~manually curated), whose amino-acid sequence MGLPSRHRLKKRSDFQTVYQQGIRRYSRHLIIKALPMVSDPLVDPASTKLGVSISRKVSKKAVVRNRIKRQIKSAFRSLLPDISPNWLIVIIVKSDAGECNYEHFLRELKELLIKTEIIYGN is encoded by the coding sequence GTGGGATTACCGTCACGACATCGACTTAAAAAGCGGTCGGATTTTCAAACTGTTTATCAGCAGGGTATTCGCCGCTATAGTCGTCATCTAATTATTAAAGCATTGCCCATGGTTTCAGACCCTTTGGTTGACCCCGCTTCTACAAAATTGGGGGTTTCCATTAGTCGTAAAGTTAGCAAAAAAGCCGTGGTACGTAACCGCATTAAAAGACAGATAAAATCTGCTTTTCGTTCTTTACTTCCTGATATTTCCCCTAACTGGTTAATTGTTATTATTGTTAAATCTGATGCGGGGGAATGCAATTATGAGCATTTTTTGAGAGAATTAAAAGAGTTACTTATTAAAACAGAAATTATCTATGGGAATTAA
- a CDS encoding hypothetical protein (KEGG: mar:MAE_04030 hypothetical protein~SPTR: Putative uncharacterized protein) — translation MGIKEEVYYEGGPHIGDLIFNVLLAFTVICLPLTVGAIVRAIWLRYRITDRRISVTGGWQGRDRTDIIYSEVIKVVKMPRGLGLWGDIVVTLKDRSRLELRAMPNFRNIAEYIAQKAADKTGRSLEAIAP, via the coding sequence ATGGGAATTAAAGAAGAAGTTTATTACGAAGGTGGACCTCATATTGGGGATCTGATTTTTAATGTGTTATTAGCTTTTACTGTTATTTGTTTACCTTTAACTGTTGGTGCCATTGTGCGAGCTATTTGGTTACGTTATCGTATTACTGATCGTCGTATTTCTGTTACAGGAGGATGGCAAGGGCGCGATCGCACCGATATTATTTATTCAGAAGTGATCAAGGTGGTAAAAATGCCTAGGGGCTTAGGCCTTTGGGGTGATATTGTCGTAACCCTCAAAGATAGAAGTCGTTTGGAATTACGAGCTATGCCCAACTTCAGAAATATTGCTGAATACATCGCTCAAAAAGCCGCCGATAAAACAGGTAGATCTTTAGAGGCGATCGCACCTTAA
- a CDS encoding membrane protein insertase, YidC/Oxa1 family (PFAM: 60Kd inner membrane protein~TIGRFAM: membrane protein insertase, YidC/Oxa1 family, C-terminal domain~COGs: COG0706 Preprotein translocase subunit YidC~InterPro IPR001708:IPR020001~KEGG: cyc:PCC7424_0894 putative inner membrane protein translocase component YidC~PFAM: 60 kDa inner membrane insertion protein~SPTR: 60 kDa inner membrane insertion protein;~TIGRFAM: membrane protein insertase, YidC/Oxa1 family~manually curated), giving the protein MDFGIGFISTNIMLPILDFFYGIVPSYGFGIVALTLVVRFAVYPLSAGQIRNMRKMRITQPLMKQKQDEIRKKYKDNPQKQQEEMGKIMQEFGNPLAGCLPLLLQMPILFALFATLRGSPFANINYNVDVQIFPQEQVERIAPQSYSTKTQNVFVSDGVHHKVAAIIPTGNKLVVGETERIEFQTPEGTSLQELVAQYPNEKDVVPQWQVTKGQERLSIDENGNITALATGDATIQVTLPGIAADKGFLFIEALGRIGVTGENGRIHWDILGMVIFFGVSIYLNQELSGAAQPNTGNDQQKSINKITPVIFSGMFLFFPLPAGVLMYIVLANVFQTIQTLILMREPLPENIQKILDDQIKASKGREAIPFEKKSKKKEKTSG; this is encoded by the coding sequence ATGGATTTTGGTATAGGTTTTATATCAACAAATATCATGTTGCCAATCCTAGATTTTTTCTACGGGATTGTGCCAAGCTACGGATTCGGGATTGTAGCCCTAACCCTAGTAGTGCGTTTTGCCGTCTATCCCCTTAGTGCAGGGCAAATCCGCAACATGAGAAAAATGCGCATCACCCAACCCCTGATGAAGCAAAAACAAGACGAAATTAGAAAAAAATATAAAGATAATCCCCAAAAACAACAGGAAGAAATGGGGAAAATCATGCAAGAATTTGGGAATCCCCTCGCAGGATGTTTGCCCCTTCTCTTGCAAATGCCTATCCTCTTTGCCCTTTTTGCTACCCTCAGAGGATCACCCTTTGCCAATATTAACTATAACGTTGATGTGCAAATCTTCCCCCAAGAACAAGTAGAACGCATTGCACCCCAATCTTATAGCACCAAAACTCAGAACGTTTTTGTCAGTGATGGGGTACATCATAAAGTTGCGGCTATCATACCCACAGGTAATAAATTAGTAGTAGGAGAAACAGAAAGAATCGAGTTTCAAACCCCCGAAGGCACATCATTACAAGAGTTGGTCGCTCAATATCCCAATGAAAAAGACGTAGTTCCCCAGTGGCAAGTCACCAAAGGACAAGAAAGACTTTCTATCGATGAAAACGGAAATATTACCGCCCTCGCCACAGGAGATGCCACCATTCAGGTAACTTTACCCGGTATCGCTGCTGACAAGGGCTTTTTGTTTATTGAAGCCCTCGGACGTATTGGCGTAACAGGGGAAAATGGCAGAATCCACTGGGATATTTTGGGCATGGTGATCTTTTTTGGGGTTAGTATTTACCTCAACCAAGAGTTATCTGGTGCCGCCCAACCCAATACAGGTAATGATCAACAAAAAAGCATCAACAAAATTACCCCTGTTATTTTTTCAGGAATGTTTTTGTTTTTCCCTCTTCCTGCTGGGGTGTTGATGTATATCGTTTTAGCTAACGTTTTTCAAACTATCCAGACTCTGATTTTGATGCGTGAACCCTTACCAGAAAATATCCAAAAGATCCTCGATGATCAGATAAAAGCAAGTAAAGGTCGGGAAGCAATTCCTTTTGAGAAAAAAAGTAAAAAGAAAGAGAAAACTTCAGGTTAA
- a CDS encoding single-stranded nucleic acid binding R3H domain-containing protein (PFAM: R3H domain~COGs: COG1847 RNA-binding protein~InterPro IPR001374~KEGG: cyc:PCC7424_0893 single-stranded nucleic acid binding R3H domain protein~PFAM: single-stranded nucleic acid binding R3H domain-containing protein~SMART: single-stranded nucleic acid binding R3H domain-containing protein~SPTR: Single-stranded nucleic acid binding R3H domain protein) — MDEQVQRGQQWLETLLKLMNIPADVQLGRIEENGEQGISCWLTIDEANLEQNQINALIGKKGDTIDAIQYLANSLLNIDLGDNPPCFYTVELNGYRIRRQAELVAIAQTAAAKVRETGSPEEIKYLSSVERRQIHSILQSSEDLTTESQGNEPERRLIVKLR, encoded by the coding sequence ATGGATGAACAAGTCCAACGGGGTCAACAGTGGTTGGAAACCCTACTTAAGTTAATGAATATTCCTGCCGATGTGCAACTAGGCAGAATTGAAGAAAATGGAGAACAGGGAATTTCCTGCTGGTTAACCATCGATGAGGCTAATCTGGAGCAAAATCAGATTAATGCTCTTATTGGTAAAAAAGGGGATACCATTGATGCCATTCAATATTTGGCAAATTCTTTGTTAAATATTGATTTGGGTGATAATCCTCCTTGTTTCTATACTGTGGAGTTAAATGGTTACCGCATTCGTCGTCAGGCGGAATTAGTGGCGATCGCCCAAACTGCGGCGGCTAAAGTTAGAGAAACAGGTAGCCCAGAGGAAATAAAATATTTATCTTCTGTGGAAAGACGACAAATTCACAGCATTCTCCAATCCTCCGAAGATTTAACCACCGAAAGTCAGGGTAACGAACCCGAACGACGATTAATAGTTAAATTACGTTAG
- a CDS encoding PilT protein domain protein (PFAM: PIN domain~TIGRFAM: putative toxin-antitoxin system toxin component, PIN family~COGs: COG1569 nucleic acid-binding protein contains PIN domain~InterPro IPR002716:IPR002850:IPR006596~KEGG: cyc:PCC7424_2307 PilT protein domain protein~PFAM: PilT protein domain protein~SMART: Nucleotide binding protein PINc~SPTR: PilT protein domain protein): MNIYQIVLDTNVLVTGLQSNKGASYQLLSILNDERFQLNISPTLIVEYEDVLKRKNENLGLTYKDIDDVIDFICSIANHHQIYYLWRPLSTDPNDDFIIDLALKAQCNYIISYNKKHLKNIIKLGVDILTPKEFLQLLGKI, translated from the coding sequence ATGAATATATATCAAATCGTACTTGATACAAATGTACTGGTAACTGGATTACAATCTAATAAAGGAGCATCTTATCAATTATTAAGTATTTTGAATGATGAGCGATTTCAACTTAATATTTCTCCTACTCTAATTGTTGAGTATGAGGATGTACTTAAAAGAAAAAACGAGAATTTAGGACTAACTTATAAAGATATAGACGATGTAATCGATTTTATTTGTTCAATAGCAAATCATCATCAAATATACTATCTCTGGAGACCCCTATCAACAGACCCTAATGATGATTTTATAATTGATTTAGCCTTAAAAGCCCAATGTAACTATATCATCAGCTATAATAAAAAGCATCTCAAAAATATCATAAAACTAGGGGTTGATATTTTAACACCTAAAGAATTTTTGCAATTATTAGGAAAAATTTAA
- a CDS encoding hypothetical protein (KEGG: cyc:PCC7424_2306 hypothetical protein~SPTR: Putative uncharacterized protein), whose protein sequence is MIINAQISDALYEKIKHLSSQENISIDELVSIALSNQLSYMDKNFLAERAKKGSWENFQNVLSKVSDQEPEKCDRI, encoded by the coding sequence ATGATTATTAATGCTCAAATTTCAGATGCTTTGTATGAAAAAATAAAGCATTTATCTAGCCAAGAAAATATTTCTATAGATGAATTAGTTAGTATTGCTTTATCTAATCAACTATCTTATATGGATAAAAATTTTCTGGCAGAAAGAGCAAAAAAAGGTAGTTGGGAAAATTTCCAAAATGTACTTAGTAAAGTTTCAGATCAAGAACCAGAAAAATGCGATCGAATTTAA
- a CDS encoding signal transduction histidine kinase (PFAM: Histidine kinase; Histidine kinase-, DNA gyrase B-, and HSP90-like ATPase; GAF domain; PAS fold~TIGRFAM: PAS domain S-box~COGs: COG3920 Signal transduction histidine kinase~InterProIPR016132:IPR005467:IPR000014:IPR000700:IPR 000644:IPR003018:IPR013655:IPR013767:IPR011495:IPR003594:I PR001610~KEGG: cyb:CYB_1653 sensory box histidine kinase~PFAM: histidine kinase dimerisation/phosphoacceptor; GAF domain protein; CBS domain containing protein; PAS fold-3 domain protein; PAS fold domain protein; ATP-binding region ATPase domain protein~SMART: GAF domain protein; CBS domain containing protein; PAS domain containing protein; PAC repeat-containing protein; ATP-binding region ATPase domain protein~SPTR: Sensory box histidine kinase;~TIGRFAM: PAS sensor protein), producing the protein MNYPMAESASIVTNWAIIDRQPVTVSPNATFLEILRKFDQGCDYLIVMDCHIPLGVITAERVIKIITTGVNIYSLRAKSFCQSFPCQKEAELTDIFTIAQGILKGNYDVFGCLNNHDDLSGVITPKSLINHLETDVLYQRISLQHFFKPNLILVDEEDSILEVTEQYVKNNGKYGFIFKQNQKLKIINAQHIIGAFLKDNWNTTPIQNLVLGDIPSFCFEQKLPNIIDALQHQPAILLHHKNLANHQYLTSSFCELGVNNIPPSFVEELSLITPRDLIEVFNPVWQQNFLREQQQELDYLKTAVRLEQKQVEQEKLLSSLSYRIRQSLRLEDILDSTVNEVRSFLDCDRVIIYQLYPDGDGVIIAESAGKNVMSILGRVVRDHCFAKDFIQPYLNGRIQATDNVFTANLSPCHLDLLLGIQVQANLVVPIIFHDRLWGLLAAQNSFHPRHWQKDELDLLQKLAAQVAIAIQQSEYAQKALQVAEYQTAIAHLGNTALISNNLEILEKTTVKIIADTLEVEYCNLLELQANQAAFVLKAGRGWKDMWLGVARIGASPRWMPGYAMTVKQPVITEDLLVETRFSPPPFLHNTNIVSGAMVNIGSNDNYFGIIGVYSKKPRKFSPEEINFLQTVANVLATAIERTKSQRQLDYFFNLSLDMFCIAGVDGSFKRVNSSFSTTLGYAEEEMINKNMLSFIHPDDVEVTAQELEKLSHGFPSQNFENRWRTNEGLYRWLAWKSLPYEEGTIYAVARDITLAKQAEEQLRSLNEELETRVKDRTEELEQTTTQLRTFVQTAGTVLVVLNQNYRIMEWNEEAEKIFGWTRESVLGEDYFLLFVAPSDRDILRTKLDITLLEGTVQRNLESKVMVADGTERTLLWNVNRFTDGKGEGIGIIACGQDIEEVRLAQLRLKLSEERFRSIFNQAAVGIVQVSLPGKLVLVNDKFTQLVGYSRNDLSEMDFHALIHPDDVSDTLTDLSDLLASHRATFEREIRIKRPNDDYIWIYLTMSVVWVSVEPSYFIAVINDISDRKQAEESLQKSESRLNSVLSSLQDVVWSMSLPDMNLRYINPACEILYGHSPASILANRGLLLEMVAPEYRQTVEDTWQEILEGYRLGILQNDTNKSWELEYKIILSTGKERWIRERSHIVYDKYGRAVSIDGISTDVTQRHEAEEKLFKSLQEKEVLLKEIHHRVKNNLYVISGLLNLQSSYVEDAIVRNLFHDSQNRIQTMAVIHEQLYQSDDLSEINLADYINRLVSNLFLSYNSNREGIKPVTNLAECSLNIETAIPAGLLINELVTNAFKHAFPHGKGQVTINLSLKDNQHITLEVKDDGKGFPEDLNWEESPSLGLRLVRLLTQQLDAEIEVTSAKDEGTCFCLQFFPIS; encoded by the coding sequence ATGAATTATCCTATGGCAGAAAGTGCTTCAATTGTTACTAATTGGGCCATCATTGATCGTCAACCTGTAACTGTTTCCCCGAACGCTACTTTTTTGGAAATATTAAGAAAGTTTGACCAAGGATGTGACTATTTAATTGTGATGGATTGTCATATTCCTTTGGGAGTTATCACAGCGGAAAGGGTAATTAAAATTATTACAACAGGGGTTAATATATATTCTTTACGGGCAAAAAGTTTTTGTCAGAGTTTTCCCTGTCAAAAAGAAGCGGAATTAACGGATATTTTTACCATTGCCCAAGGAATTTTGAAGGGTAATTATGATGTTTTTGGTTGTTTAAATAATCATGATGATTTGAGTGGAGTAATAACTCCTAAAAGTTTAATTAATCATTTGGAGACGGATGTTTTATATCAAAGAATTAGCCTCCAACATTTTTTTAAACCTAATCTAATTTTGGTTGATGAAGAAGATAGTATTTTGGAAGTAACGGAACAATATGTAAAAAATAATGGTAAATACGGCTTTATTTTCAAGCAAAATCAAAAATTAAAAATCATTAATGCTCAACATATTATCGGGGCTTTTTTAAAGGATAATTGGAATACGACTCCTATTCAAAACTTAGTTTTGGGAGATATTCCTTCTTTTTGCTTTGAGCAAAAACTTCCTAATATTATTGATGCCTTACAACACCAACCTGCCATTTTACTCCATCACAAAAATCTGGCAAATCATCAATATTTGACCTCTTCCTTTTGTGAGTTGGGGGTGAATAATATTCCCCCCAGTTTTGTGGAAGAATTGAGTTTGATTACTCCCCGTGATTTGATTGAAGTTTTCAATCCTGTTTGGCAACAAAATTTTTTACGAGAGCAACAACAGGAGTTAGATTATCTCAAAACGGCGGTCAGATTAGAACAAAAGCAGGTTGAGCAGGAAAAGTTATTATCTAGTCTTAGTTATCGTATTCGCCAATCTCTTCGGTTAGAGGATATTTTGGATAGTACAGTTAATGAGGTACGTTCTTTTTTAGATTGCGATCGCGTGATTATCTATCAGTTATACCCCGATGGAGATGGAGTGATTATCGCCGAATCAGCAGGAAAGAATGTCATGTCTATTTTAGGGCGAGTAGTTAGGGATCATTGTTTTGCTAAGGATTTTATTCAACCCTATTTGAATGGCAGAATCCAAGCCACGGATAATGTTTTCACTGCTAATTTATCTCCCTGCCATCTCGATTTGTTGTTAGGGATTCAGGTACAAGCTAATTTAGTGGTACCGATTATATTTCATGATCGACTCTGGGGTTTGTTGGCGGCTCAAAATTCTTTTCATCCTCGCCATTGGCAAAAGGACGAACTGGACTTATTGCAAAAATTAGCGGCTCAAGTGGCGATCGCCATTCAACAGTCAGAATACGCCCAAAAAGCCCTACAAGTGGCAGAATATCAAACTGCGATCGCCCATTTAGGTAATACAGCACTGATCTCCAACAACCTAGAAATATTAGAAAAAACCACCGTCAAAATCATTGCCGATACCCTCGAGGTTGAATATTGTAACCTCCTTGAATTACAAGCCAATCAAGCCGCCTTCGTTCTCAAAGCAGGTAGAGGATGGAAGGATATGTGGCTAGGAGTCGCCAGAATAGGTGCTTCTCCCCGTTGGATGCCGGGGTATGCCATGACCGTCAAACAGCCCGTAATCACCGAAGATTTGCTAGTAGAAACAAGATTTAGCCCCCCTCCCTTTTTGCATAATACCAATATTGTTAGTGGGGCCATGGTGAATATTGGTAGTAATGATAATTACTTTGGCATTATCGGCGTATATAGCAAAAAACCACGGAAATTTAGCCCCGAAGAAATCAACTTTTTACAAACCGTCGCCAACGTTTTAGCCACTGCCATCGAGCGCACCAAATCCCAAAGACAGTTGGACTATTTTTTTAACTTATCCCTCGATATGTTCTGTATTGCAGGGGTTGACGGTTCATTTAAAAGGGTAAACTCCAGTTTTTCTACTACCCTAGGCTATGCCGAAGAGGAGATGATTAATAAAAATATGCTCTCCTTTATTCATCCCGATGATGTTGAAGTAACTGCCCAAGAATTAGAAAAATTGAGCCACGGATTCCCCAGTCAAAACTTTGAAAATCGTTGGCGCACCAATGAGGGATTATATCGTTGGTTGGCATGGAAAAGTTTACCCTATGAGGAAGGAACCATTTATGCTGTAGCACGGGATATTACCTTGGCAAAACAAGCTGAGGAACAGTTACGCAGTTTAAATGAAGAACTAGAAACCAGAGTAAAAGATCGTACCGAGGAGTTAGAACAAACCACAACCCAATTACGTACCTTTGTGCAAACTGCGGGGACAGTTTTGGTGGTATTAAACCAAAATTATCGCATTATGGAGTGGAACGAGGAAGCAGAAAAAATCTTCGGCTGGACGAGGGAGTCTGTGTTGGGAGAAGATTACTTTTTATTATTTGTTGCTCCTAGTGATCGGGATATTTTGAGGACAAAACTAGATATTACCTTATTAGAGGGTACGGTACAAAGAAATTTAGAAAGTAAGGTAATGGTGGCTGATGGTACAGAAAGGACTTTGTTATGGAATGTCAACCGTTTTACTGATGGTAAGGGTGAAGGTATTGGTATTATTGCCTGTGGGCAAGATATAGAAGAGGTAAGACTGGCACAACTGAGGCTCAAATTGAGTGAGGAAAGATTCCGCAGTATTTTTAATCAAGCGGCGGTGGGTATCGTGCAGGTTAGTTTACCGGGTAAGCTGGTATTGGTGAATGATAAGTTTACTCAGTTGGTGGGTTATAGTCGTAATGATTTATCAGAGATGGATTTTCATGCCTTGATTCATCCTGATGATGTTTCTGATACCCTGACGGATTTATCTGATTTGTTGGCTAGTCATCGGGCTACTTTTGAGCGGGAAATTAGAATTAAACGTCCTAATGATGATTATATTTGGATTTATCTCACCATGTCGGTGGTATGGGTATCCGTTGAGCCATCCTACTTTATCGCTGTAATTAATGATATAAGCGATCGCAAACAGGCGGAGGAATCTTTACAAAAAAGTGAGTCTCGCTTAAATAGTGTACTCAGTTCCTTACAGGATGTGGTATGGTCTATGTCTTTGCCCGATATGAATTTGAGGTATATAAATCCTGCCTGTGAAATTTTATACGGTCATTCCCCTGCTTCAATTTTGGCAAATCGAGGGTTATTGTTGGAGATGGTTGCCCCAGAATATCGTCAAACGGTGGAGGATACATGGCAGGAAATTTTGGAGGGTTATCGGTTAGGAATTTTACAAAATGATACTAACAAGAGTTGGGAATTGGAATATAAGATTATTTTATCTACAGGTAAGGAAAGATGGATTAGGGAGCGATCGCACATAGTCTATGATAAATATGGTAGGGCGGTAAGCATTGACGGAATTTCTACCGATGTAACCCAACGCCATGAAGCCGAGGAAAAACTATTTAAATCTCTCCAAGAGAAAGAAGTTTTACTCAAAGAAATTCATCATCGAGTCAAAAATAATCTATACGTCATCTCAGGACTACTCAATTTACAATCAAGTTATGTAGAGGATGCCATTGTGCGTAATCTTTTCCATGACAGTCAAAATCGTATCCAAACCATGGCAGTTATCCATGAACAATTATATCAATCCGATGATTTATCAGAAATAAATTTGGCAGACTATATTAATCGTCTGGTATCTAATCTTTTCCTTTCCTACAACAGTAATCGAGAAGGCATTAAACCCGTGACCAATTTGGCAGAATGTTCTTTGAATATTGAAACTGCTATTCCCGCAGGTTTATTGATTAATGAATTGGTAACCAATGCTTTTAAACACGCCTTTCCCCATGGAAAAGGACAAGTTACTATCAATTTATCCCTCAAAGATAATCAACATATTACCCTCGAAGTAAAGGACGATGGTAAGGGATTTCCAGAGGATTTAAATTGGGAAGAAAGTCCTTCTCTGGGTTTAAGGTTAGTTAGGTTACTTACTCAACAATTAGACGCAGAAATTGAGGTGACTTCTGCTAAGGATGAAGGCACTTGTTTTTGTTTACAGTTTTTCCCAATTAGTTAG